One genomic window of Bacillota bacterium includes the following:
- a CDS encoding class I SAM-dependent methyltransferase, with protein MCKITPGDQVLDIGCGPGLYSERLAAAGVQMTGIDQSEISLDYADKQAKIKNLSIEYRHMNFLDLNDHERYDAVIQVFGEFCTLPNDDRDLFLANVFRALKPNGLFIMDVSTRKLRMKDGLKNNWYVSEGGFWYPRRHLVLEMGFDYPDSDTWLDQYIVVNEEGVTTIYRAWFHDYSLNKLIPVVEKANFFVETVWGDLAGAPYDEHGDWIALALKKNKYQFLKDKYSV; from the coding sequence ATTTGCAAAATCACACCTGGGGATCAAGTGCTGGATATCGGTTGTGGTCCAGGTCTATATTCAGAGCGACTAGCAGCAGCAGGAGTTCAGATGACAGGCATAGACCAGTCAGAAATATCACTAGACTATGCCGATAAACAGGCTAAAATAAAAAACCTGTCAATCGAATACCGACACATGAACTTTTTAGATCTTAATGATCATGAAAGATATGACGCTGTCATACAAGTCTTTGGTGAGTTTTGTACTCTGCCAAATGATGACAGAGATTTGTTTTTGGCTAATGTCTTTCGAGCATTAAAACCTAATGGACTGTTTATTATGGACGTTTCTACACGAAAGCTACGAATGAAGGACGGTTTAAAGAACAATTGGTACGTTAGCGAAGGTGGCTTTTGGTACCCTAGGCGACACCTAGTTCTTGAAATGGGTTTTGACTATCCTGATAGTGATACCTGGTTGGATCAATATATTGTAGTTAACGAAGAAGGCGTCACGACCATATATCGTGCCTGGTTTCACGACTACTCACTTAACAAGTTAATTCCTGTGGTGGAAAAAGCAAATTTCTTTGTAGAAACTGTCTGGGGCGATTTGGCAGGTGCACCGTATGACGAACATGGTGATTGGATTGCGCTAGCATTAAAGAAAAATAAATATCAATTTTTGAAGGATAAATACTCTGTATAA
- a CDS encoding DUF3795 domain-containing protein has translation MNRMIAFCGLVCSECPVFKATQKDDNQHKTKIAKSWSRYYGFELEPKDINCDGCSTENDQLFKHCKVCNIRKCCQEQHIENCAHCSDFPCNELNKIFEAVPNAKIQLHQIKNNL, from the coding sequence ATGAATAGAATGATAGCCTTCTGTGGTTTAGTTTGTTCTGAATGCCCTGTTTTTAAGGCGACCCAAAAGGATGATAACCAACATAAAACGAAAATCGCCAAATCATGGTCTAGGTACTACGGATTTGAACTTGAACCGAAAGATATAAATTGCGATGGATGTTCAACGGAAAATGACCAGCTATTTAAACACTGTAAAGTTTGCAACATAAGAAAGTGTTGTCAAGAGCAGCATATAGAAAACTGTGCACATTGTTCTGATTTTCCCTGTAATGAACTGAATAAAATATTCGAGGCTGTACCTAATGCGAAAATACAGCTTCATCAAATTAAGAATAACCTTTAA